In Alphaproteobacteria bacterium, one genomic interval encodes:
- a CDS encoding pirin family protein, which translates to MADPSSHPVPGVVRHIVRARSRDLGGFEVRRVFPSADCRTVGPYVFFDQIGPSTFPAGAGVDVRPHPHIGLATLTYLFDGEILHRDSLGSEQVIRPGAVNWMVAGRGIVHSQRTPDAVRQAAAPLFGVQVWIALPRADEETQPAFLHHAAGELPHVEGPGYRIRLIAGGAFGHTGPVPVFSPTLLFEAEVSAGASVTVPPDYAERAVHVAAGAAAVAGQAVAAGSMAILAPGQPVAVRATADSRLVVLGGAPLDGPRHVWWNLVSSRRERIEQAKTDWREGRFPPVPGETESIPLPDRPGP; encoded by the coding sequence ATGGCCGATCCGTCATCGCACCCCGTGCCGGGCGTCGTTCGCCACATTGTCCGTGCCCGGTCCCGCGACCTCGGCGGCTTTGAGGTGCGTCGTGTCTTTCCCTCCGCTGACTGCCGCACCGTCGGCCCCTATGTGTTCTTCGATCAGATCGGTCCCAGCACCTTTCCCGCCGGCGCGGGTGTTGATGTGCGACCGCATCCGCACATCGGCCTGGCGACGCTGACCTATCTGTTTGACGGAGAAATTCTGCACCGGGACAGCCTTGGTAGCGAACAGGTGATCCGCCCTGGCGCGGTCAACTGGATGGTGGCCGGCCGTGGCATCGTCCATTCCCAGCGGACGCCGGACGCCGTGCGCCAGGCCGCCGCGCCTCTCTTCGGCGTTCAGGTATGGATTGCCCTGCCGCGGGCCGACGAGGAAACCCAGCCGGCCTTCCTGCACCATGCGGCAGGCGAATTGCCCCATGTGGAGGGGCCCGGCTACCGCATCCGGCTGATCGCCGGCGGCGCCTTCGGCCATACCGGTCCCGTGCCGGTGTTCAGCCCGACGCTCCTGTTTGAAGCGGAAGTGTCGGCGGGTGCCTCTGTGACCGTGCCGCCGGACTATGCCGAACGCGCCGTTCATGTGGCCGCCGGCGCCGCCGCGGTGGCCGGCCAGGCGGTGGCCGCCGGCAGCATGGCAATCCTGGCGCCCGGTCAGCCGGTGGCGGTTCGCGCCACCGCCGACAGCCGCCTTGTGGTGCTCGGCGGGGCACCTCTGGATGGTCCGCGCCATGTGTGGTGGAACCTGGTGTCATCCCGCCGGGAGCGCATAGAGCAGGCGAAGACCGACTGGCGTGAAGGCCGGTTCCCGCCGGTTCCCGGCGAAACGGAGTCCATTCCCCTGCCGGACCGCCCCGGTCCCTGA
- a CDS encoding aminoglycoside phosphotransferase family protein encodes MPQPADPPAFTSLMDYAARRNSVEVWQDCVAAILRRHGLFDPSHEMTAGFNATWPTFLHGDVVVKLFGYLPAWRLAHGAEQAALACVATDPAIGAPRRLAEGVLSDGAAAPWPYLITGRVPGMASWRAGLSPAQRLSLARDLGRQVKRLHSIAPTGLASHGDWPAVNVAQAAAGSSLPPHLAAQAADCVARLGPPDPVFVHGDLVANHVFVADGCLSGVIDWGDAMVADRHYELIQIHRDLFGCDKELLRAFLLASDWPTGNDFARLALGQALCRQAVGMVQHLTIDVFEPVAARLPLAHMATLDELADALFAI; translated from the coding sequence ATGCCCCAGCCGGCTGATCCGCCCGCCTTCACATCGCTGATGGACTATGCCGCCCGTCGCAACAGTGTCGAGGTCTGGCAGGACTGTGTCGCGGCCATTCTGCGTCGTCATGGCTTGTTTGATCCGTCACATGAAATGACCGCTGGATTCAATGCCACCTGGCCGACCTTTCTGCACGGCGATGTGGTGGTCAAGCTGTTCGGCTATCTGCCGGCATGGCGTCTGGCCCATGGGGCCGAACAGGCCGCGCTGGCCTGTGTCGCGACTGACCCCGCCATAGGCGCGCCGCGACGCCTGGCTGAGGGGGTGCTGTCTGACGGGGCCGCCGCGCCGTGGCCCTATCTGATCACCGGCCGGGTCCCCGGCATGGCATCGTGGCGCGCCGGCCTGTCGCCGGCGCAACGGCTATCTCTGGCGCGCGATCTCGGCCGGCAGGTGAAGCGGCTCCATTCCATTGCACCGACCGGCCTCGCCAGCCATGGCGACTGGCCCGCAGTCAATGTGGCGCAGGCGGCGGCCGGAAGTTCTCTGCCGCCCCATCTGGCGGCACAGGCCGCCGACTGTGTGGCGCGACTGGGGCCACCGGACCCGGTCTTTGTCCATGGCGATCTGGTGGCCAATCATGTGTTTGTCGCCGACGGTTGCCTCAGCGGTGTCATCGACTGGGGCGATGCCATGGTCGCCGACCGGCACTATGAACTCATTCAGATTCACCGCGATCTGTTTGGCTGTGACAAGGAACTGCTGCGGGCATTCCTGCTGGCCAGCGACTGGCCAACGGGGAATGACTTTGCGCGTCTCGCTCTGGGCCAGGCTCTGTGCCGCCAGGCGGTGGGTATGGTGCAGCATCTGACCATCGATGTCTTCGAGCCGGTCGCCGCCCGGCTGCCGTTGGCTCACATGGCAACGCTAGACGAGTTGGCGGACGCGCTCTTCGCCATTTAG
- a CDS encoding glutathione S-transferase family protein, with protein sequence MPVMLSAFRWVPEFAQGHVKDLRVRWALEEAGVPYDVTLIDPAIQKSAAYRAWQPFGQVPAYRDDDVEMFESGAIVLHIAAASEALAPKNATGRARVASWVFAATTSLEPHVQNYNFLPEGDNEERRAQMKSRLKDRLDAVSTWLGDRDYLEDRFSAGDLVMSTVLRDAAASGLLKQLPNLDAYHQRCEARPAFGRALQAQMQPFRDNAPAG encoded by the coding sequence ATGCCGGTCATGCTGTCCGCGTTCCGCTGGGTACCTGAATTCGCCCAGGGCCATGTGAAGGACCTCCGCGTGCGCTGGGCCCTGGAAGAGGCCGGTGTGCCCTATGACGTGACGCTGATCGATCCGGCTATCCAGAAGTCCGCGGCCTATCGCGCGTGGCAGCCCTTCGGCCAGGTCCCGGCCTATCGCGACGACGATGTGGAAATGTTTGAGTCCGGCGCCATCGTGCTGCACATCGCGGCGGCCTCTGAGGCCCTGGCGCCAAAGAACGCGACGGGCCGGGCCAGGGTCGCCAGTTGGGTTTTCGCCGCCACCACCTCGCTGGAGCCCCACGTGCAGAACTACAATTTCCTGCCGGAAGGCGACAATGAGGAGCGCCGGGCGCAGATGAAGTCACGGCTGAAGGACCGTCTGGACGCCGTTTCCACATGGTTGGGTGACAGGGACTATCTTGAGGACCGCTTCTCCGCCGGCGATCTGGTGATGTCCACGGTTCTGCGTGACGCGGCCGCTTCGGGCCTGCTCAAGCAGCTCCCAAACCTCGACGCCTATCATCAGCGCTGCGAGGCGCGGCCTGCCTTCGGCCGCGCCCTGCAGGCGCAGATGCAGCCGTTCAGGGACAATGCCCCAGCCGGCTGA
- a CDS encoding adenylate/guanylate cyclase domain-containing protein, protein MTASARAVQDSVAWLMQGAPGVDHPQDVLQRLADGLHGGGFPLHRMAVFVTTLHPTLFGRAFLWRPGQPVEVLEAPSGIVQSEEYRRNPIPRVLETRSPIRRRLCDGDCPRDFLILEEMARDGVTDYYIQPLLFSGGQVHAFSATTRAPGGFSHADIAGLEGLCAPLARVAEAYAYRRTAANFLTTYVGRNAAERILGGGIHLGHSETIRAAVIAADLRGFSAYANVHDGARVLALLNRFFDCLVPAIEAHGGEVLKFMGDGLIAIFPMTGPQAGPLTGASAEAEALAGAHDAALAIRAALDAARPAVRAELDFDLRYGLALHYGDVLFGNIGAGSRLDFTVIGPVVNLAARLESVARDLAQDIVLSADFAAACPRPTRALGAVPVRGFGEDVAVYAPSLET, encoded by the coding sequence ATGACTGCGTCCGCGCGGGCCGTTCAGGACAGTGTGGCCTGGCTGATGCAGGGCGCGCCGGGTGTGGACCATCCCCAGGATGTTCTGCAGCGGCTGGCCGATGGCTTGCATGGCGGTGGCTTCCCGTTGCACCGCATGGCGGTGTTCGTCACCACTCTGCATCCGACCTTGTTCGGGCGGGCCTTTCTGTGGCGGCCTGGTCAGCCGGTGGAGGTGCTGGAGGCGCCGTCCGGTATCGTCCAGTCGGAGGAGTACCGTCGCAACCCCATCCCGCGCGTTCTGGAAACCCGTTCACCCATTCGCCGCCGTCTGTGCGACGGCGACTGTCCGCGCGATTTCCTCATCCTGGAAGAGATGGCCCGCGATGGCGTCACCGACTACTACATCCAGCCTCTGCTTTTCTCCGGCGGTCAGGTCCACGCCTTCAGCGCCACGACCCGCGCACCCGGTGGCTTCAGTCACGCGGACATTGCCGGGCTCGAGGGCCTGTGCGCGCCACTGGCCCGCGTCGCCGAGGCCTATGCCTATCGTCGCACCGCCGCCAATTTCCTCACTACCTATGTCGGGCGCAATGCCGCAGAGCGCATTCTCGGTGGCGGCATTCATCTGGGCCACAGCGAGACCATCCGCGCCGCGGTGATCGCCGCCGACCTGCGCGGCTTCTCCGCCTATGCCAACGTCCATGACGGCGCGCGGGTCCTGGCTCTTCTCAACCGCTTCTTCGATTGCCTGGTGCCGGCCATAGAGGCTCATGGCGGCGAGGTGCTCAAGTTCATGGGCGACGGGCTGATCGCCATCTTTCCCATGACCGGGCCCCAGGCCGGACCTCTGACCGGGGCAAGCGCGGAGGCAGAAGCCCTGGCCGGCGCCCATGACGCGGCGCTGGCGATTCGGGCCGCACTGGATGCGGCGCGCCCGGCGGTCAGGGCCGAACTGGATTTCGATCTGCGCTATGGCCTGGCCCTGCACTATGGCGACGTGCTGTTCGGCAATATCGGCGCCGGCAGCCGGCTAGACTTCACGGTTATCGGCCCGGTGGTCAATCTTGCGGCGCGGCTCGAATCCGTTGCCCGGGATCTGGCGCAGGATATTGTCCTGTCGGCCGACTTCGCCGCCGCCTGCCCACGCCCGACACGCGCCCTTGGCGCCGTGCCGGTCAGGGGTTTTGGCGAGGATGTGGCGGTCTATGCTCCCTCCCTTGAAACCTGA
- a CDS encoding isochorismatase family protein has product MIPQFDESTALLLIDVQKGVDDTAYYGGPTGRMNNPAAKDHLRQVLNAWRTKGRRVAFTRHDSVEKNSPLKLALATGAQLDGMDIRDGDIAVTKSANSGFIGSALELSLRRARIQRLVIAGFFTNFCVETTVRTAGNMGFDTYLVHDACATMNRIGLDGTDYDPQLVHDMSVANLHGEFCTAIDTEDAIALLSADAAHLQRVQGNE; this is encoded by the coding sequence ATGATTCCACAGTTTGACGAGTCGACCGCCCTGTTGCTGATCGACGTACAGAAGGGGGTTGACGACACCGCCTATTATGGCGGGCCAACCGGACGCATGAACAACCCTGCTGCAAAGGATCACCTGCGGCAGGTGCTGAATGCGTGGCGGACCAAAGGGCGGCGCGTAGCCTTTACCCGTCATGACTCGGTAGAAAAAAACTCGCCCTTGAAGCTGGCCCTTGCCACCGGCGCGCAACTGGACGGCATGGACATCCGTGACGGCGATATCGCCGTCACCAAGAGCGCCAACAGCGGCTTCATTGGTAGCGCGCTTGAACTGAGCCTGCGCCGGGCGCGCATCCAGCGTCTGGTCATCGCCGGCTTCTTCACCAATTTCTGTGTGGAAACGACGGTCCGCACGGCGGGAAACATGGGCTTCGACACCTATCTGGTGCATGACGCCTGCGCCACCATGAACCGGATCGGCCTGGACGGCACCGACTATGACCCGCAGCTCGTCCACGACATGTCCGTCGCCAACCTGCACGGCGAGTTCTGCACCGCCATCGATACAGAGGACGCCATTGCCCTGCTGTCAGCCGACGCGGCGCATCTGCAACGTGTGCAGGGTAATGAATGA
- a CDS encoding TauD/TfdA family dioxygenase — translation MSHPLSVLDMMPETFSGPSAWLGPDMARQPDRWLAILSPDMVRELEGAASQFLSRDRDIGTITRDDFPLPRFANKLAQLKQDLLHGVGVRVFRGLPIGRYDLRTTATIFCGIGAHLGRARSQNAAGHILGHVRDIGAKGTDANTRIYQTSERQTFHTDSADVVALLCLQAAREGGRSLLVSVQSIYNRMRTERPDLLALLFEPIATDRRGEVPEGAAPFMTIPVLNWHAGHLTVFYQRQYIESAQRFADATRLTEKHIAALDMFDALANHEDLHFAMDLQPGDMQFVYNHGQLHDRTGFVDWPEPENRRHLLRLWLSVAGDRPLPDCFRQRYGSIEIGNRGGIITARTTTLHAPLEG, via the coding sequence ATGTCTCACCCGCTCTCCGTGCTGGACATGATGCCCGAGACGTTCAGCGGACCTTCCGCCTGGCTGGGGCCGGACATGGCGCGCCAGCCGGACCGCTGGCTGGCCATCCTGTCCCCCGACATGGTTCGTGAGCTTGAAGGCGCGGCGTCGCAATTTCTGTCGCGGGACCGTGATATCGGCACTATAACGCGCGATGATTTTCCTCTGCCGCGCTTTGCAAACAAGCTGGCGCAGCTAAAGCAGGATTTGCTGCATGGGGTGGGCGTAAGGGTATTTCGCGGCCTGCCGATTGGGCGCTACGACCTGCGCACCACGGCGACGATCTTTTGTGGCATCGGCGCCCATCTGGGCCGCGCCCGGTCACAGAATGCCGCCGGGCATATTCTCGGGCACGTGCGCGACATTGGCGCCAAGGGGACAGACGCCAATACACGCATCTACCAGACCTCAGAGCGTCAGACTTTCCACACCGACAGCGCCGATGTGGTCGCGCTCCTGTGTCTGCAAGCCGCCCGCGAAGGCGGCCGCTCTTTGCTGGTGAGTGTGCAGTCGATCTACAACCGAATGCGTACGGAACGCCCGGATCTGCTTGCCCTTTTGTTCGAGCCCATCGCCACCGACCGCCGCGGCGAAGTGCCGGAGGGGGCGGCGCCATTCATGACCATTCCGGTTCTCAACTGGCACGCAGGACATCTGACCGTCTTCTACCAGCGCCAATACATCGAGAGCGCACAACGCTTTGCGGACGCCACGCGGCTGACTGAAAAACACATAGCGGCGCTGGATATGTTCGATGCGCTGGCCAATCATGAAGATCTCCATTTCGCCATGGACCTGCAACCCGGTGACATGCAGTTCGTGTACAATCACGGACAACTGCACGACCGGACCGGCTTTGTGGACTGGCCGGAGCCGGAGAACAGGCGTCACCTGCTTCGTCTTTGGCTCTCCGTCGCCGGGGACCGCCCGTTGCCCGACTGTTTCAGGCAGCGCTATGGGTCCATTGAGATCGGCAATCGCGGCGGCATCATTACCGCCCGGACGACAACACTGCACGCCCCGTTGGAGGGCTAG